The following are encoded in a window of Mycobacteriales bacterium genomic DNA:
- a CDS encoding ATP-binding cassette domain-containing protein produces MAQYIYSMRNVRKAHGDKVILDNVTLAFLPGAKIGVVGPNGAGKSSVLKIMAGLDQPSNGDATLTPGYSVGILLQEPPLNEAKDVRGNVEEGVAEVRQALDRYNEITEKLGTADGDEMQQLLDEMGELQVKLDHSGAWDLDARLEQAMDALRLPAPDADVTVLSGGERRRVALCRLLLLQPDLLLLDEPTNHLDAESVQWLEQHLAQYAGTVLAVTHDRYFLDNVAEWILELDRGRAYPYEGNYTTYLDTKAARIKVEGQKDAKRKREIERELEWVRSNPKARQ; encoded by the coding sequence ATGGCGCAGTACATCTACTCCATGCGCAACGTGCGCAAGGCGCATGGCGACAAGGTGATCCTCGACAACGTCACGCTGGCGTTCCTCCCGGGCGCCAAGATCGGCGTCGTCGGGCCCAACGGCGCCGGCAAGTCCAGCGTGCTGAAGATCATGGCGGGTCTCGACCAACCGTCCAACGGTGACGCGACCCTGACGCCCGGCTACAGCGTCGGCATCCTGCTGCAGGAGCCGCCGCTCAACGAGGCCAAGGACGTCCGGGGCAACGTCGAGGAGGGGGTCGCGGAGGTCCGCCAGGCCCTCGACCGCTACAACGAGATCACCGAGAAGCTCGGCACCGCCGACGGCGACGAGATGCAGCAGCTCCTCGACGAGATGGGGGAGTTGCAGGTCAAGCTCGACCACAGCGGTGCGTGGGACCTCGACGCCCGGCTCGAGCAGGCGATGGACGCGTTGCGGCTGCCGGCGCCGGACGCCGATGTGACCGTCCTGTCCGGCGGCGAGCGCCGCCGGGTCGCGCTGTGCCGGCTGCTCCTGCTGCAGCCCGACCTGCTGCTGCTCGACGAGCCGACCAACCACCTCGACGCGGAAAGCGTGCAGTGGCTCGAGCAGCACCTTGCGCAGTACGCCGGCACCGTGCTCGCGGTCACTCACGACCGCTACTTCCTCGACAACGTCGCCGAGTGGATCCTCGAGCTCGACCGCGGCCGGGCGTACCCCTACGAGGGCAACTACACGACCTACCTCGACACGAAGGCGGCCCGCATCAAGGTCGAGGGCCAGAAGGACGCCAAACGCAAGCGGGAGATCGAGCGTGAGCTCGAGTGGGTGCGGTCCAACCCCAAGGCGAGGCAG
- the ssb gene encoding single-stranded DNA-binding protein codes for MNDVRITVAGNITKEPVKRFTRDQSSVLNFSIAATPRRFDRGTGAWSNETTMYFDVTCWRQLADHVHESVTRGDRVVVVGRLNRDTYRGKDGTERDNWSINADSVSVDLTFATAKPVKPERAQPQPVAAPADAPAAETVPEQRYSTEAA; via the coding sequence ATGAACGACGTGCGGATCACCGTGGCCGGCAACATCACCAAGGAGCCTGTGAAGCGGTTCACCCGTGACCAGTCCTCGGTCCTCAACTTCAGCATCGCCGCCACGCCGCGGCGGTTCGACCGCGGCACGGGCGCCTGGTCGAACGAGACGACGATGTACTTCGACGTGACGTGCTGGCGGCAGCTGGCCGACCACGTTCACGAGTCCGTCACCCGCGGCGACCGGGTCGTCGTCGTGGGCCGCCTCAACCGGGACACCTACCGGGGCAAGGACGGCACAGAGCGCGACAACTGGTCCATCAACGCCGACTCCGTGTCGGTCGACCTCACGTTCGCCACGGCCAAGCCGGTCAAGCCGGAGCGCGCGCAGCCGCAGCCGGTGGCCGCACCGGCCGATGCACCGGCCGCCGAAACGGTGCCGGAGCAGCGCTACTCCACCGAGGCGGCGTGA